CAATCAGTAACAGGCTTATTATTTAAGTTACATGTAAAGGCAGCTGCCTGTTAGCATATGCATGTCAtattaatcaaaaaaattatgtatcaGGATGTGGACGGTGCCTGAAGCTAATGATATTGCAATAACTTCTAAACTCGAAGATGCCCGAATAAACTTAAAATCTGAGAATTATCCAAAACTTGTAAGTAAATGTACCAAACTACTAATAATGAGCCATATCATTCTCCACTTCTTTGGCTAttgatatttattattgtttcaCATGAGAAGGTAGTTTTCTTCAAATATACAGCTCTGACTCAGAAATTGTCAATATCCTAAAAGAAAGTATAGGCTTGTAGTCAAGTCCTCCCATTTCgtggtttttcttttattaaagaTTATTCTTAACAGAACCGCAGTGCTTGAAATTGTTGCTTCTCGAAATCATTCTAGTTGCTTCTTGCAATCATTATTCCTTCCAATTTTAGAGTTAAATGTGCTTTGCTATCTTTAGCTTTAATTTTGCTTCTTGATGTAAATCACTTGCTTTTTTACATGTTTGTAATGAAATTTTCTCTAACTTTCTTGGTTTTAGCAGAAGGTTGTACGGCATAAAGGAAATAACAGTGCGGGGTAAGTTTCAAGGACCCAGCTTGATATTTATACTCTATTCTGATGCCTGTTTAGACTGGATTTCACTTATATCCCTCACGAGTGACCTAAATGCAAACCTTTCCATTGTATATGACATGCAGGGTCTTGGATAAGACAATAACAAATGTGGATACAGAATTAACATCTTCAGCACATGAATCTATAATGCATGACTCTCCGATGTCGCGAAACATGAAGAATGTTGAAACAAATGCGAAAAGAAAATACTTTATGGTTGTAGGAATCAATACAGCTTTTAGTAGCCGCAAGCGAAGGGAGTCTGTTCGTGCTACTTGGATGCCACAAGGTGCATTAACTTGACTCCATATTTCTCTTTaaccttctctccctctctctctttttctctctctcaatttaagaatcttttatgaattatttCAGTTATTTGTCATATCTCATCTGTGATGGTTCTCATGGATTAAGCATTATTAGGTGAGAAGAGAATGAAATTGGAGGAAGAGAAGGGTATAGTGATTCGCTTTGTTATAGGTCGCAGGTGATCTTCGTATGTCTTCACAGCTACTGTCAATTATTGCCACACTCACTGCTTGTATATATTCTTTTAGCACATGTTCTATATATTCTGTTTCATTAATAAGAAATGGAGTTTGTGGCCTTAGCAAATAAATTGTCTGCATGAACTTATGATCTTTTCAAtagcacaattttcttttaaggtGGTGCTTTGCATAAATTAGCACAAATTATTAGGCTGCTTATTAATTGGCCTTTTGTCATTAGTTCGACATCTGGTGGTATACTTGACAAAGAAATTGACGCAGAAGAGATGTTGCATGGAGACTTCTTGCGCCTAGTGAGCTTTTCGTCTTACTCCTTTTAAGCTGTCATCTCAATCTACATGTGAAACTCCCGGTTACctttaaaaatttagttagtgTGAAAATAGACTGAAAAGAAATATTTCACATTGTGAAAGCAGGACCATGTTGAGGCCTACCTGGAATTATCAGGCAAGACTAAGACTTATTTTTCAACTGCTGTTGCATTGTGGGATGCAGAATTTTACATTAAAgttgatgatgatattcatgtAAATTTAGGTAATGGTAGTTccattttttcccttcatttcTTCCTTCATCTTGCATTTACTTTTGCAATAtatcttaaatttattttagtatttgaGTTTCAGGATCtagttcccccccccccccccctcttttttatgaatattcTGATTCTACTAAAGTGATACAGCTATGGTTCTTGGGTGTGTGCTCTATATGTGACTAATTCTGGCATTAGTAATAGAAGAAGTATGACATGCCTGATTTGTCACGTAACAGAACTGTTTTCTTAAATTACTTACTCCTTTCAAATTTGTTACACCATGTTAGAAACATTTCAAATTACTACCATATTGGAAACTTGATTGTgattgttttaagtttttgagtGAATTAGTTCAAAAGTTTCTCTTAGAGGCTTCTATGGAACCATAGGATTGGCTCTATCTTGGGGTATACACGTGAGAATAGGAATATATTTTAGGTAACATGACTCTTGTTATTACATTTGATCCTTTGTCTCATTTGAGTTCATTTACCTTTAAACTTACTGCAGCTATGCTAGGAACAACTCTAGCTAGACACCGTATGAAACCTCGGGTTTACATTGGCTGCATGAAGTCTGGTCTTGTCCATGCTCGAAAGTAAGCCAATTTATCCTTTTTTCCCCCTGAATTAGCAGAATATATAGATATTTGTAAAAATCTGGTTTTCTTTGCATCCTTTCTTTGGAACAGGGGAATGAAATACCATGAACCAGAGTATTGGAAATTTGGTGAGATGGGAAACAAGTATTTTCTACATGCTACAGGACAATTATATGCCATCTCAAAAGACTTGGCTATGTATATATCGACAAACCAGTAAGTTTGCAGTGTCTTTATTACCTTTTGGGTTaaaagaaagctcaaatttGTTGTCATTGAATGGGCTACAGATGGATTAAGATATCACAGTTTTAATGGAACCAAGAGGTTCTGGTTCCATTGCCATGCCCACTTCCAAGTTTGAGGAGTTTTTGTTCCTCTTTCATCTTCATTTGTTACATGTCTATTGCTATATATCAGAAAATTTTAAGCTGGGCTGTAGAATGGCCTTAAATCATTGGATGgtaattttgtttgaaatgaTCTCAGGCCTATACTGCACAAATATGCCAATGAGGATGTTTCATTGGGAACTTGGTTAATTGGTTTAGATGTGGAGCATGTGGACGACAGGAGTCTCTGTTGTGGTACCCCACCTGgtaatttaaacttttattttgttggTTTAATTACTTTTGGTGTTTCTTTTTATGGTTTTACCACCACGTTTTTgttttatgaatatcatgtcTTGAATTAAAAGCAACTTAGTCAGTGTTAAGCCACAAATGAAAGTTTTGATGTCTAAAATATGTTATATAGTATGTGAAGTTACAATTCATCTTTTAGGGACAGGAATATATCAGTGTTTGTGCCTTTAAACCTGGATCAACAAGGTATTGAAGCTCTAAGACCAATAGCTGGTTATTGTTTagaaataaatacataaaacaCTTGATGGGGAATACACTTTGTTGCATGtagtataaaaatatttaaacaaactATTTAAAATTTCTGTATATGTCATCTAGTCCCAGTAAAACCTTAATGTAAGacctttattttgttaagaattaagatgtttaaaataacaaacaaaactGGATCTTCCCTTAGGTAATATTACCCTATTTATAcaatatattcatttatttagttGCATCACCACAGACccctttaagtaatgaattgaTCCTGAATTGACCCCCTCAGGGTTAAAAATAAACTATTCATTCCTCCTCTTACAGTTTTATAGTTTCATTAAACAagctaaatttattaaatctaatCAGTCTCTAAGTTTGTCTGCCCATAACAAGAAGTGAGAGAGATATGGTACACGGCTTTCTTCACAAATACCTTGCTTTAAGTTAGTCTCTGTTATCACCATTGCTCCCAATTTACTAAGATGACAACGTGTAGTGTTCATATGGGTCATTGTTTCTTCCCTGCCTCCCTGTcttaatttaaaacatgaatATATTGTAGCCAGTATTTGTATTccaattgaaggaaaagaaCAATTATGTGAAGGTTGGCATTTTGTCCCAACTGTTGGTCCAGAATCCAAATGCTAGTTGAATTGATTTTGGTCCACTATATATTGTGGACCTCTCTGGTCCCTTCCATTACAAatgatttttaattcaaatgatTTAGATTACCTGATTAGCATATGCTCCATGGTCTTTCAAGGGGTTAAAACCATTAGCTACATAGACCAAGAACTTGGTCTGTTATAGTACAACCTCCATCAGCTGTATGGTGCtgagagatttttattttccaGAAGAATGAagatagatttaaaaaaaaaaatgatgtgccGCTTGCATGGATTTTCCTATAGGCTCATGCATTTTTTCCTGATGATGTAATTGTTCCTGCAGATTGTGAGTGGAAGATACGGGCAGGCAACATCTGTGCTGTTTCATTTGATCGGAAATGTAATGGGATTTGCAAGTCTGTTGAGAGAATCATGGATGTTCACCAGCGCTGTGGCGAGGATAAGAACGCTATATGGAGTGCAAGCTTCTGAGAGACTGGCAGCTGTTCCTCCAAACTCAGGAAGGACATACAGGTACCTGAAAGGCAAGCATATGAATGGTCCTTTTGAGCCAATAACTACATATCATGTACGTATAGAGAATGTATATAATTCCGGCACATAGAATTATTATAGTTAAGGAGAAAAGGGAGGCCTTGCTACTTGGGGCTTCTGCATTTTTGCGAAGGAGATCAACCTCTCTAAAGCCAAATAATGAATAGACAGTCACAACCCATTCTTTATATGGTGAGAAGGCTTTATTGTAAGTTCTCTGACATAGCCATTGAGCTCAATAACATGTAATACTCTTTGTGAACAACTTTTACTGCCTTTTGCTTCATGAATAATACAGTGTATGTCATTCTTTCATGATTTCTCTCGCTCAccttaaacaaaaattgagtaGTTATGTGATCTTTTGTTTTAGCTTTATCTGCTGGATGTCACAATACAGGTTTAGTTGAGATGAGATATATTCATGATTTGTAGAGttcataataatttcttttgacTGTGCATCCTGTAATTATAGGTTGTGTATAGCTAATTAGTAGATGTTGATAAACTATTCTCAAAATTAACTTTCTTTGTAAGTAATGCGTATTTTTGGAGcattgatttggttttttttttttaagtggtatTTGCAGGTTGATTATAGCAAGCAAATCCGGCATAAATTCCTTATTTGAAGAAGCAATCCCACTGTCTTCAACTCTTCATGCACTCATTTGTCCATAAAATTATGAGTGCTTAACATAAGATAGAATGACTTCTTCAacaaaatatgacaaaaaaagaaaaagaaaagcaaggaATCCTCCTCATCCTCAAGTTCATCTACCTAGCTTTCATTTAAATTACAATGTACATCTGCAAGACATCAACAGCTATAGGAAACCATAAATTTGATCAGCAAATTCATGGAACCAAGTTTGATCAGCTTGCCTTGGTAGTAAAATCTATCAACATAAAACACCCGGTACTATTTTTCTGGTTTAACCAAAATTTGGAGGGTTTATGAAATGGAAGATGtttaattctaatttttctGCCAATAGGTTCAATAAACAACCCTTTAATGGACTATAATTCATGactaataacaaataaatagtaaCAATCAAACGGAACAttacctaaataaataaataaatgcaattAAGAAGTGGAAAACGGAGTCTTGGCTGTTTAATAAACCTAGTAACCTATAGCCAGAGGCCTCTCTCTGATAGCGTTGACTATTATCATCCCATTTTGACCGTCCTCTAATTT
This genomic stretch from Castanea sativa cultivar Marrone di Chiusa Pesio chromosome 1, ASM4071231v1 harbors:
- the LOC142632565 gene encoding putative beta-1,3-galactosyltransferase 2, which translates into the protein MSKLWQLAKTILFAHDCGFSSIILEGDSEVVIKALQSNEDSFASFGHLLSSLKNTIAAYNFISFSRTRRAGCFCAGLVFINRMWTVPEANDIAITSKLEDARINLKSENYPKLKVVRHKGNNSAGVLDKTITNVDTELTSSAHESIMHDSPMSRNMKNVETNAKRKYFMVVGINTAFSSRKRRESVRATWMPQGEKRMKLEEEKGIVIRFVIGRSSTSGGILDKEIDAEEMLHGDFLRLDHVEAYLELSGKTKTYFSTAVALWDAEFYIKVDDDIHVNLAMLGTTLARHRMKPRVYIGCMKSGLVHARKGMKYHEPEYWKFGEMGNKYFLHATGQLYAISKDLAMYISTNQPILHKYANEDVSLGTWLIGLDVEHVDDRSLCCGTPPDCEWKIRAGNICAVSFDRKCNGICKSVERIMDVHQRCGEDKNAIWSASF